The Oncorhynchus tshawytscha isolate Ot180627B linkage group LG30, Otsh_v2.0, whole genome shotgun sequence genome includes a region encoding these proteins:
- the uprt gene encoding uracil phosphoribosyltransferase homolog isoform X3 encodes METYFESGIGTEIKMPCQNQQLNNNDRQEHTAMSSTKQVRFASCGNSVLTESNRDAEVAETCENVFNSELQRQIGSQLKLLPLNDQIRELQTIIRDKSTSRGDFVFCADRLIRLVVEEGLNQLPYSKCTVTTPTGHKYDGVKFEKGNCGVSIMRSGEAMEQGLRDCCRSIRIGKILIQSDEDTQKAKVYYAKFPPDISRRKVLLMYPILSTGNTVIEAVRVLTEHGLQPKHIILLSLFSTPHGAKSIIQEFPEITILTTEVHPVAPTHFGQSM; translated from the exons ATGGAAACGTATTTTGAGAGCGGAATTGGTACGGAAATCAAAATGCCTTGTCAAAATCAGCAGCTGAACAACAATGACAGACAAGAACACACGGCAATGAGCAGCACCAAGCAGGTTCGGTTTGCTAGCTGCGGAAACAGCGTTCTGACAGAGTCCAATAGAGATGCAGAAGTAGCCGAAACTTGTGAAAATGTATTCAACAGTGAACTACAGAGGCAGATCGGATCGCAATTAAAACTGCTTCCTTTGAATGACCAAATACGAGAATTACAGACCATCATTAGAGACAA GTCTACTAGCAGGGGAGATTTTGTATTTTGTGCTGATAGATTG ATCAGACTAGTGGTTGAAGAGGGACTCAATCAGCTGCCATACAGCAAGTGTACAGTGACCACTCCCACAG GGCATAAATATGATGGTGTCAAGTTTGAAAAAGGCAACTGCGGTGTCAGCATTATGAGAAGTG gtgaggcCATGGAGCAGGGCCTCAGAGACTGCTGCCGGTCCATCCGTATCGGTAAGATCCTAATCCAGAGTGACGAGGACACCCAGAAGGCCAAAGTCTACTATGCAAAGTTCCCCCCAGACATCAGCAGGAGGAAAGTCCTCCTCATGTACCCCATTCTCA GTACAGGTAACACAGTGATTGAGGCTGTGAGAGTTCTGACTGAACATGGTCTTCAGCCCAAACATATTATCCTCCTGagtctcttctccacccctcaCG GTGCCAAATCCATCATTCAAGAGTTCCCAGAAATCACCATATTGACCACCGAGGTGCACCCTGTGGCTCCCACACACTTTGGCCAGAG TATGTGA
- the uprt gene encoding uracil phosphoribosyltransferase homolog isoform X1, whose product METYFESGIGTEIKMPCQNQQLNNNDRQEHTAMSSTKQVRFASCGNSVLTESNRDAEVAETCENVFNSELQRQIGSQLKLLPLNDQIRELQTIIRDKSTSRGDFVFCADRLIRLVVEEGLNQLPYSKCTVTTPTGHKYDGVKFEKGNCGVSIMRSGEAMEQGLRDCCRSIRIGKILIQSDEDTQKAKVYYAKFPPDISRRKVLLMYPILSTGNTVIEAVRVLTEHGLQPKHIILLSLFSTPHGAKSIIQEFPEITILTTEVHPVAPTHFGQRVSLRLECIIFVWEEESSSHMPAWPKCC is encoded by the exons ATGGAAACGTATTTTGAGAGCGGAATTGGTACGGAAATCAAAATGCCTTGTCAAAATCAGCAGCTGAACAACAATGACAGACAAGAACACACGGCAATGAGCAGCACCAAGCAGGTTCGGTTTGCTAGCTGCGGAAACAGCGTTCTGACAGAGTCCAATAGAGATGCAGAAGTAGCCGAAACTTGTGAAAATGTATTCAACAGTGAACTACAGAGGCAGATCGGATCGCAATTAAAACTGCTTCCTTTGAATGACCAAATACGAGAATTACAGACCATCATTAGAGACAA GTCTACTAGCAGGGGAGATTTTGTATTTTGTGCTGATAGATTG ATCAGACTAGTGGTTGAAGAGGGACTCAATCAGCTGCCATACAGCAAGTGTACAGTGACCACTCCCACAG GGCATAAATATGATGGTGTCAAGTTTGAAAAAGGCAACTGCGGTGTCAGCATTATGAGAAGTG gtgaggcCATGGAGCAGGGCCTCAGAGACTGCTGCCGGTCCATCCGTATCGGTAAGATCCTAATCCAGAGTGACGAGGACACCCAGAAGGCCAAAGTCTACTATGCAAAGTTCCCCCCAGACATCAGCAGGAGGAAAGTCCTCCTCATGTACCCCATTCTCA GTACAGGTAACACAGTGATTGAGGCTGTGAGAGTTCTGACTGAACATGGTCTTCAGCCCAAACATATTATCCTCCTGagtctcttctccacccctcaCG GTGCCAAATCCATCATTCAAGAGTTCCCAGAAATCACCATATTGACCACCGAGGTGCACCCTGTGGCTCCCACACACTTTGGCCAGAG AGTGAGTTTGAGGTTGGAATGTATCATCTTTGTATGGGAAGAAGAGTCATCTTCACATATGCCTGCCTGGCCCAAATGCTGTTGA
- the uprt gene encoding uracil phosphoribosyltransferase homolog isoform X2 — protein METYFESGIGTEIKMPCQNQQLNNNDRQEHTAMSSTKQVRFASCGNSVLTESNRDAEVAETCENVFNSELQRQIGSQLKLLPLNDQIRELQTIIRDKSTSRGDFVFCADRLIRLVVEEGLNQLPYSKCTVTTPTGHKYDGVKFEKGNCGVSIMRSGEAMEQGLRDCCRSIRIGKILIQSDEDTQKAKVYYAKFPPDISRRKVLLMYPILSTGNTVIEAVRVLTEHGLQPKHIILLSLFSTPHGAKSIIQEFPEITILTTEVHPVAPTHFGQRYFGTD, from the exons ATGGAAACGTATTTTGAGAGCGGAATTGGTACGGAAATCAAAATGCCTTGTCAAAATCAGCAGCTGAACAACAATGACAGACAAGAACACACGGCAATGAGCAGCACCAAGCAGGTTCGGTTTGCTAGCTGCGGAAACAGCGTTCTGACAGAGTCCAATAGAGATGCAGAAGTAGCCGAAACTTGTGAAAATGTATTCAACAGTGAACTACAGAGGCAGATCGGATCGCAATTAAAACTGCTTCCTTTGAATGACCAAATACGAGAATTACAGACCATCATTAGAGACAA GTCTACTAGCAGGGGAGATTTTGTATTTTGTGCTGATAGATTG ATCAGACTAGTGGTTGAAGAGGGACTCAATCAGCTGCCATACAGCAAGTGTACAGTGACCACTCCCACAG GGCATAAATATGATGGTGTCAAGTTTGAAAAAGGCAACTGCGGTGTCAGCATTATGAGAAGTG gtgaggcCATGGAGCAGGGCCTCAGAGACTGCTGCCGGTCCATCCGTATCGGTAAGATCCTAATCCAGAGTGACGAGGACACCCAGAAGGCCAAAGTCTACTATGCAAAGTTCCCCCCAGACATCAGCAGGAGGAAAGTCCTCCTCATGTACCCCATTCTCA GTACAGGTAACACAGTGATTGAGGCTGTGAGAGTTCTGACTGAACATGGTCTTCAGCCCAAACATATTATCCTCCTGagtctcttctccacccctcaCG GTGCCAAATCCATCATTCAAGAGTTCCCAGAAATCACCATATTGACCACCGAGGTGCACCCTGTGGCTCCCACACACTTTGGCCAGAGGTACTTTGGGACAGACTAG